From the Magnetofaba australis IT-1 genome, the window TGGTCTCCAGCAGGAACACCACGTCGCCGAATTCGTTGAGTCCCAGACTCACAAACGGATAGGAGCTCCCCACCATCACCGAGAAGCGCCGCACCTCGTCGTTGGCGCGCAGGCGCTCCTCAACCCGTCTGGCCAGGGCGTCGCGATCTCCATCCGTGGCGCCGGGAGGCATGGTGATGTTGATGGTCATGTTGGCGTCGCCGGGGTGGGGGAAGATCTCCACCGGCAGCGTTCCCATATGGTTGACTGTCACCATCAGGGCGCCGACAAAAAACGGGATGATGACCCAACGCAGAGCAGTGAGCTTGAGCACAATGCGCCGGTAGATGCGATCGCGAAACGGAATCAGCGCGTTGAGGAAGCTGGGCGGGTTGGGGATCCCCAGCAGCCTGCCGCGGGTGCCCATGGTGCTGAGCAGCAAAGAGGCGAAGGTGACCGCCATCACCAGGCTCGAGACCAGGCAGAGCCAGATGGTCACCGACAGGCTGCGCATGTAGATGCTGGCGTAGGTGTCCAGCAGGAACACCGGCGAGAACGCCAGCATGGTGGTCAGGGTGGAGGAGAACAGCGGCGAGATGGCCGAACTGGCGCCGCGAATGGCGGCGTGCTTGACGTCGTAGCCATGATAGGTGTTGAGCAGATAGGCGTTTTCGGTAATGACGATGCTGTTGTCGACGATCAGCCCCAGGGCGATGAGGAAGCCGGCGATGGTGACCTGCTGAATGCCGTAAGGGGTGAACGACAGCAGCATCAGCGAGGCCAGCAGCGCCAGCGGCACCACTGAACTGATGATCAGGGTCGAGCGCAGCCCCACCGCCAGCAACAGCACGCCGAACAGAATCGCCACCCCCTGGGCGATATTGCCCAGCAGGCCGGTGAGAGTGCGCTCCACATCGCGGCTCTGATCGAAGGTCCAACCGGCGTTGATCCCGGCGGGCAACTCCTGGCGCAGGGTTTCCAGCACCACGTCCACCCGCTGCTTAAGGGTGAGCATGTTGGCCTTGGGGTCGGCGGAGGCTTTGACGAAAATCGCCGCTACGCCGTTATCGCGGGCGTGGTAGTCGGCCCCCAGGGCTTGCGGCTCGATGCGGGCGATATCGCGCAGCGCCACGCTGTCGCCCTGGGCGGTGAGAATGCGCGTGGCGGCGATATCCGCCATGCTGTGATAGCGCTGTTCAGGGCCCAGAAGATGGAAGCTCTGCCCCACCAGATCCACCCGGCCGCCGGGGGGCTGGGCGTTGTCGGCGCGAATGGCGTCGGCTGCTTGCTGCGGGGTCAGGCGCAAATGGGTCATGGCCGCCGCATCCAGCGCCACCACGATATTCTTATCCGGGGTCAGGGCCTCCACCTTCTTCAACCCGTTGACCGCGCGCAAGCGCTCCTCGAGCACCCGCGCCCACTGCTGCATTTTCGCGGTGGGGGCGCTGTCTGAGGTGATGCTGAGCAGGAAGGGGGAGAGGAAGTCAGAGAAGCGCGCCAGCTCCAGGTGATACTCCAGCCCGGCAGGCAGTTGCGCGATGATCCGCGTGATGCGCGAGGTGATCTCGTCGCGCTGGGCGTTCAGGTCGGTTCCGAACTGGAACTCCAGATCGATCTTGCCGCGATTGTAGGTGACGTCGGAGGTGACCTTTTTCAGATCCGGCAGGGAGCGGAATTCCCGCTCCAGAGGCTTGAGCACCGAGTGCTGGAAGTCCCGCGGCGAGGCCCCGGGCAACGTCAGGTGGACGTCGATGATGGGCATGTCGGTATCTGGATCCTGCGCCACCGGCATGCTGAAGAAGGAGAGCGCGCCAAAGGCGATGGTCACGGCGATGATCAGCAGGGTGAAGTGCCGGTTCTCAATGATGAACTTGACGAACCGGTCGAGCGGACCGAAGCGGCTCTCCAAGGTCTCTTCTGGCATGCGATCGGTCGCTTATTCTGGCGGTGAATCCGGCGAGGGGCGCAGTCAACCTAGCAGA encodes:
- a CDS encoding efflux RND transporter permease subunit: MPEETLESRFGPLDRFVKFIIENRHFTLLIIAVTIAFGALSFFSMPVAQDPDTDMPIIDVHLTLPGASPRDFQHSVLKPLEREFRSLPDLKKVTSDVTYNRGKIDLEFQFGTDLNAQRDEITSRITRIIAQLPAGLEYHLELARFSDFLSPFLLSITSDSAPTAKMQQWARVLEERLRAVNGLKKVEALTPDKNIVVALDAAAMTHLRLTPQQAADAIRADNAQPPGGRVDLVGQSFHLLGPEQRYHSMADIAATRILTAQGDSVALRDIARIEPQALGADYHARDNGVAAIFVKASADPKANMLTLKQRVDVVLETLRQELPAGINAGWTFDQSRDVERTLTGLLGNIAQGVAILFGVLLLAVGLRSTLIISSVVPLALLASLMLLSFTPYGIQQVTIAGFLIALGLIVDNSIVITENAYLLNTYHGYDVKHAAIRGASSAISPLFSSTLTTMLAFSPVFLLDTYASIYMRSLSVTIWLCLVSSLVMAVTFASLLLSTMGTRGRLLGIPNPPSFLNALIPFRDRIYRRIVLKLTALRWVIIPFFVGALMVTVNHMGTLPVEIFPHPGDANMTINITMPPGATDGDRDALARRVEERLRANDEVRRFSVMVGSSYPFVSLGLNEFGDVVFLLETTHNDKPGLVALQMRLSRELDDLRRYARFNFATSDPASAGRKKSNLTIELTGADHPALLRYGRAIDDLIHQTADARLIQNGALPSRRTLRLMHNQQKALASGVDKPRIDQLAAMLTYGWEVDRYRDDTGRGFPILLKWAIPEQAPWSVLEGITLSNAQGHGVPASDVAALRFDPGQTDIRHVNFQPQVEIDLWLNPGEDAATVGARILERVQKEAPPPAGVNIALGGALKDSQESFQGLGMQTGLVIALIFAVFVLQFRSFLQPIVIFSAIPFSIIGSIWALSWSGQSISFIAALGAASLMGIVVNDSILMVEEGNRIRRENPHWGVDQVAAEAACKRFMPVLLTSVTTIAGMIPLALSTSMFKPLAVIIIGGLISSTVLLLFLVPALYTLFSRFRAVPNDAAPSQDSADADPA